A genomic segment from Sciurus carolinensis chromosome 1, mSciCar1.2, whole genome shotgun sequence encodes:
- the Tnfrsf11b gene encoding tumor necrosis factor receptor superfamily member 11B, whose product MNKLLCCALVFLDISIKWTTQETFPPKYLHYDPETSRQLMCDKCPPGTYLKQHCTARRKTVCAPCPDHYYTDSWHTSDECLYCSAVCKELQYVKQECNRTHNRVCECEEGRYLEVEFCLKHRSCPPGFGVVQAGTPERNTVCKRCPDGFFSNETSSKAPCRKHTNCSIFGLLLTQKGNATHDNICSANNESTQKCGIDVTLCEEAFFRFAVPTKFTPNWLSILVDNLPGTKVNAESLERIKRRHSSQEQTFQLLKLWKHQNKDQDMVKKIIQDIDLCENGVQRHIGHANLTFEQLRSLMESLPGKKVGIEDIERTRKTCKSSEQLLKLLSLWRIKNGDQDTLKGLVHALKHLKTYHFPKAVTHSLKKSIRFLHSFTMYRLYQKLFLEMIGNQVQSVKISCL is encoded by the exons TTCCTGGACATCTCTATTAAATGGACCACCCAGGAAACTTTTCCTCCAAAGTACCTTCACTATGATCCAGAAACCTCTCGCCAGCTCATGTGTGACAAATGTCCTCCGGGCACCTACCTAAAGCAGCACTGTACAGCCAGGCGGAAGACTGTGTGTGCCCCTTGCCCTGACCACTACTACACAGACAGCTGGCACACCAGTGATGAGTGTCTGTACTGCAGCGCAGTGTGCAAGGAGCTGCAGTATGTCAAGCAGGAGTGCAATCGCACCCACAACCGCGTGTGTGAGTGCGAGGAAGGGCGCTACCTGGAGGTAGAGTTCTGCTTGAAGCACAGGAGCTGTCCCCCGGGATTTGGAGTGGTGCAAGCTG GAACCCCGGAGCGAAATACGGTTTGCAAAAGATGTCCAGATGGGTTCTTCTCCAATGAGACGTCCTCCAAAGCACCCTGTAGAAAACACACAAACTGCAGCATATTTGGTCTCTTGCTAACTCAGAAAGGAAATGCAACACATGATAATATATGTTCTGCAAACAATGAATCAACTCAAAAATGTGGAATAG ATGTCACCCTGTGTGAAGAGGCATTCTTCAGGTTTGCTGTTCCTACGAAATTTACCCCTAACTGGCTCAGCATCCTGGTAGACAATTTGCCAGGAACCAAAGTAAATGCAGAAAGCCTTGAGAGGATAAAGCGACGGCACAGCTCACAGGAACAGACTTTCCAGCTGCTGAAGTTATGGAAACATCAAAACAAAGACCAAGATATGGTCAAGAAGATCATCCAAG ATATTGACCTCTGCGAAAATGGTGTGCAGCGGCACATTGGACACGCAAACCTCACTTTTGAGCAGCTTCGCAGCTTGATGGAAAGCTTACCAGGGAAGAAAGTTGGAATAGAAGATAttgaaagaacaagaaagacaTGCAAATCAAGTGAACAACTCCTGAAGCTGCTCAGTTTGTGGAGAATAAAAAATGGTGACCAGGACACCCTGAAGGGTCTGGTGCATGCACTCAAGCACTTGAAAACCTATCACTTCCCCAAAGCTGTCACACACAGTCTGAAGAAGTCCATCAGGTTCCTTCACAGCTTCACAATGTACAGATTGTATCAGAAGCTATTTTTAGAAATGATAGGGAACCAGGTCCAATCAGTAAAAATAAGCTGCTTATAA